The following proteins come from a genomic window of Pelmatolapia mariae isolate MD_Pm_ZW linkage group LG17, Pm_UMD_F_2, whole genome shotgun sequence:
- the LOC134646752 gene encoding transmembrane and coiled-coil domain protein 3-like isoform X2 codes for MRENEAERSGCDVLSIPVPIRRGGSESNLDVVDGVGHDGVGLDFTKGALGIDSLQQKILKVTEQIKVEQTARDQNVAEYLKLMNNADKQQVSRIRQVFEKKNQKSAQTIGRLQRKLEQYHRRMKDSETNGKHNQKDSGGKESGTHSKEGSLRDVSTTGRHQALDKVKTIGPGVSLSPPFFFSKPREFANLIRNKFGSADNIAHLKSSMETGSGLQVEGGARGLSGSATTVAKATKYQSDDECSTGTSASADSNGNPAGGSGAGSGGPGRSDSSGRLVEVLDMVRDIRDAQAQLAEDMETLNTQFKRDYNYFTQVMQEERYRYERLEDQLNDLTELHQHETSNLKQELASIEEKVAYQAYERARDIQEVLESCQTRVSKLELQQQQQQQTIQLENTDAKVLLGKCINIMLAIVTVILVCVSTAAKFTAPLLRSRLHLALTCVGVSLLALLWKNWEHLQCALERLLLPH; via the exons GCGGAGCGCAGCGGCTGCGATGTCCTCAGCATCCCAGTGCCCATTCGCCGCGGTGGCTCAGAGTCCAACCTAGATGTGGTTGACGGTGTTGGGCACGACGGCGTGGGTCTGGATTTCACCAAAGGAGCGCTGGGAATCGACAGCCTGCAGCAGAAGATCCTCAAG GTGACGGAGCAGATTAAGGTGGAGCAGACGGCTCGGGACCAGAATGTGGCCGAGTACCTGAAGCTTATGAACAATGCCGACAAGCAGCAGGTGTCGCGGATACGGCAGGTGTTTGAAAAGAAGAACCAGAAGTCTGCGCAGACCATCGGTCGGCTGCAGAGGAAGCTGGAGCAGTACCACCGCCGCATGAAGGACAGCGAGACCAACGGGAAGCACAACCAGAAAGACAGCGGCGGCAAGGAGTCCGGGACTCACAGCAAGGAGGGCAGCCTGCGGGATGTCAGCACCACCGGGCGCCACCAGGCACTGGATAAGGTGAAGACGATCGGGCCCGGCGTGTCGCTCTCACCTCCATTTTTCTTCAGTAAGCCGCGGGAGTTCGCTAACCTCATCAGGAACAAGTTTGGCAGCGCTGACAACATCGCTCACCTGAAAAGCTCTATGGAAACGGGGTCAGGGCTGCAGGTGGAGGGCGGCGCGAGGGGTCTGAGTGGCAGCGCTACCACAGTAGCCAAGGCGACCAAGTACCAGAGTGACGATGAGTGTTCCACCGGGACGTCTGCATCCGCTGACTCCAACGGGAACCCGGCAGGAGGATCGGGGGCGGGGTCAGGGGGGCCAGGGAGGTCAGACTCCAGCGGGCGCCTAGTGGAGGTGCTGGACATGGTGCGGGACATCAGGGATGCTCAAGCGCAGCTGGCAGAGGACATGGAGACTCTGAACACACAGTTTAAACGAGACTACAACTACTTCACGCAGGTGATGCAGGAGGAGCGATACAG gTATGAGCGGTTGGAGGACCAGCTGAATGACCTGACGGAGCTGCACCAGCACGAGACCAGCAATCTGAAGCAGGAGCTGGCCAGCATCGAGGAGAAGGTGGCCTACCAGGCCTATGAGAGGGCCAGGGACATACAG GAGGTGCTGGAGTCGTGCCAGACTCGCGTGTCGAAGCTCgagctccagcagcagcagcagcagcagaccatCCAGCTGGAAAACACGGACGCCAAAGTGCTGCTGGGCAAGTGCATCAACATCATGCTGGCCATCGTCACCGTCATCCTGGTGTGCGTGTCCACTGCGGCCAAGTTCACCGCCCCGCTGCTGCGCAGTCGCCTCCACTTGGCGCTCACCTGCGTGGGCGTGTCCCTGCTAGCGCTGCTGTGGAAGAACTGGGAACATTTGCAGTGCGCTTTGGAACGATTGCTCCTCCCGCACTGA
- the LOC134646752 gene encoding transmembrane and coiled-coil domain protein 3-like isoform X1, giving the protein MRRFTASSLFVQGEHLEEDPCSAERSGCDVLSIPVPIRRGGSESNLDVVDGVGHDGVGLDFTKGALGIDSLQQKILKVTEQIKVEQTARDQNVAEYLKLMNNADKQQVSRIRQVFEKKNQKSAQTIGRLQRKLEQYHRRMKDSETNGKHNQKDSGGKESGTHSKEGSLRDVSTTGRHQALDKVKTIGPGVSLSPPFFFSKPREFANLIRNKFGSADNIAHLKSSMETGSGLQVEGGARGLSGSATTVAKATKYQSDDECSTGTSASADSNGNPAGGSGAGSGGPGRSDSSGRLVEVLDMVRDIRDAQAQLAEDMETLNTQFKRDYNYFTQVMQEERYRYERLEDQLNDLTELHQHETSNLKQELASIEEKVAYQAYERARDIQEVLESCQTRVSKLELQQQQQQQTIQLENTDAKVLLGKCINIMLAIVTVILVCVSTAAKFTAPLLRSRLHLALTCVGVSLLALLWKNWEHLQCALERLLLPH; this is encoded by the exons GCGGAGCGCAGCGGCTGCGATGTCCTCAGCATCCCAGTGCCCATTCGCCGCGGTGGCTCAGAGTCCAACCTAGATGTGGTTGACGGTGTTGGGCACGACGGCGTGGGTCTGGATTTCACCAAAGGAGCGCTGGGAATCGACAGCCTGCAGCAGAAGATCCTCAAG GTGACGGAGCAGATTAAGGTGGAGCAGACGGCTCGGGACCAGAATGTGGCCGAGTACCTGAAGCTTATGAACAATGCCGACAAGCAGCAGGTGTCGCGGATACGGCAGGTGTTTGAAAAGAAGAACCAGAAGTCTGCGCAGACCATCGGTCGGCTGCAGAGGAAGCTGGAGCAGTACCACCGCCGCATGAAGGACAGCGAGACCAACGGGAAGCACAACCAGAAAGACAGCGGCGGCAAGGAGTCCGGGACTCACAGCAAGGAGGGCAGCCTGCGGGATGTCAGCACCACCGGGCGCCACCAGGCACTGGATAAGGTGAAGACGATCGGGCCCGGCGTGTCGCTCTCACCTCCATTTTTCTTCAGTAAGCCGCGGGAGTTCGCTAACCTCATCAGGAACAAGTTTGGCAGCGCTGACAACATCGCTCACCTGAAAAGCTCTATGGAAACGGGGTCAGGGCTGCAGGTGGAGGGCGGCGCGAGGGGTCTGAGTGGCAGCGCTACCACAGTAGCCAAGGCGACCAAGTACCAGAGTGACGATGAGTGTTCCACCGGGACGTCTGCATCCGCTGACTCCAACGGGAACCCGGCAGGAGGATCGGGGGCGGGGTCAGGGGGGCCAGGGAGGTCAGACTCCAGCGGGCGCCTAGTGGAGGTGCTGGACATGGTGCGGGACATCAGGGATGCTCAAGCGCAGCTGGCAGAGGACATGGAGACTCTGAACACACAGTTTAAACGAGACTACAACTACTTCACGCAGGTGATGCAGGAGGAGCGATACAG gTATGAGCGGTTGGAGGACCAGCTGAATGACCTGACGGAGCTGCACCAGCACGAGACCAGCAATCTGAAGCAGGAGCTGGCCAGCATCGAGGAGAAGGTGGCCTACCAGGCCTATGAGAGGGCCAGGGACATACAG GAGGTGCTGGAGTCGTGCCAGACTCGCGTGTCGAAGCTCgagctccagcagcagcagcagcagcagaccatCCAGCTGGAAAACACGGACGCCAAAGTGCTGCTGGGCAAGTGCATCAACATCATGCTGGCCATCGTCACCGTCATCCTGGTGTGCGTGTCCACTGCGGCCAAGTTCACCGCCCCGCTGCTGCGCAGTCGCCTCCACTTGGCGCTCACCTGCGTGGGCGTGTCCCTGCTAGCGCTGCTGTGGAAGAACTGGGAACATTTGCAGTGCGCTTTGGAACGATTGCTCCTCCCGCACTGA
- the LOC134646752 gene encoding transmembrane and coiled-coil domain protein 3-like isoform X3, which yields MAERSGCDVLSIPVPIRRGGSESNLDVVDGVGHDGVGLDFTKGALGIDSLQQKILKVTEQIKVEQTARDQNVAEYLKLMNNADKQQVSRIRQVFEKKNQKSAQTIGRLQRKLEQYHRRMKDSETNGKHNQKDSGGKESGTHSKEGSLRDVSTTGRHQALDKVKTIGPGVSLSPPFFFSKPREFANLIRNKFGSADNIAHLKSSMETGSGLQVEGGARGLSGSATTVAKATKYQSDDECSTGTSASADSNGNPAGGSGAGSGGPGRSDSSGRLVEVLDMVRDIRDAQAQLAEDMETLNTQFKRDYNYFTQVMQEERYRYERLEDQLNDLTELHQHETSNLKQELASIEEKVAYQAYERARDIQEVLESCQTRVSKLELQQQQQQQTIQLENTDAKVLLGKCINIMLAIVTVILVCVSTAAKFTAPLLRSRLHLALTCVGVSLLALLWKNWEHLQCALERLLLPH from the exons GCGGAGCGCAGCGGCTGCGATGTCCTCAGCATCCCAGTGCCCATTCGCCGCGGTGGCTCAGAGTCCAACCTAGATGTGGTTGACGGTGTTGGGCACGACGGCGTGGGTCTGGATTTCACCAAAGGAGCGCTGGGAATCGACAGCCTGCAGCAGAAGATCCTCAAG GTGACGGAGCAGATTAAGGTGGAGCAGACGGCTCGGGACCAGAATGTGGCCGAGTACCTGAAGCTTATGAACAATGCCGACAAGCAGCAGGTGTCGCGGATACGGCAGGTGTTTGAAAAGAAGAACCAGAAGTCTGCGCAGACCATCGGTCGGCTGCAGAGGAAGCTGGAGCAGTACCACCGCCGCATGAAGGACAGCGAGACCAACGGGAAGCACAACCAGAAAGACAGCGGCGGCAAGGAGTCCGGGACTCACAGCAAGGAGGGCAGCCTGCGGGATGTCAGCACCACCGGGCGCCACCAGGCACTGGATAAGGTGAAGACGATCGGGCCCGGCGTGTCGCTCTCACCTCCATTTTTCTTCAGTAAGCCGCGGGAGTTCGCTAACCTCATCAGGAACAAGTTTGGCAGCGCTGACAACATCGCTCACCTGAAAAGCTCTATGGAAACGGGGTCAGGGCTGCAGGTGGAGGGCGGCGCGAGGGGTCTGAGTGGCAGCGCTACCACAGTAGCCAAGGCGACCAAGTACCAGAGTGACGATGAGTGTTCCACCGGGACGTCTGCATCCGCTGACTCCAACGGGAACCCGGCAGGAGGATCGGGGGCGGGGTCAGGGGGGCCAGGGAGGTCAGACTCCAGCGGGCGCCTAGTGGAGGTGCTGGACATGGTGCGGGACATCAGGGATGCTCAAGCGCAGCTGGCAGAGGACATGGAGACTCTGAACACACAGTTTAAACGAGACTACAACTACTTCACGCAGGTGATGCAGGAGGAGCGATACAG gTATGAGCGGTTGGAGGACCAGCTGAATGACCTGACGGAGCTGCACCAGCACGAGACCAGCAATCTGAAGCAGGAGCTGGCCAGCATCGAGGAGAAGGTGGCCTACCAGGCCTATGAGAGGGCCAGGGACATACAG GAGGTGCTGGAGTCGTGCCAGACTCGCGTGTCGAAGCTCgagctccagcagcagcagcagcagcagaccatCCAGCTGGAAAACACGGACGCCAAAGTGCTGCTGGGCAAGTGCATCAACATCATGCTGGCCATCGTCACCGTCATCCTGGTGTGCGTGTCCACTGCGGCCAAGTTCACCGCCCCGCTGCTGCGCAGTCGCCTCCACTTGGCGCTCACCTGCGTGGGCGTGTCCCTGCTAGCGCTGCTGTGGAAGAACTGGGAACATTTGCAGTGCGCTTTGGAACGATTGCTCCTCCCGCACTGA
- the eri1 gene encoding 3'-5' exoribonuclease 1, whose translation MDEHKENIHGQEDNVKTSSENEQEKKPSSRLCPAGESAPQVSPSQSKGDFSHPVYKEIALANGHINRMTKEELRIKLAELKLDTRGVKDVMKKRLKSHYKKQKLTQTAAEGGPTDTYYDYICVVDFEATCEEDNPSDFLHEIIEFPMVLINTHTLEIVDTFQEYVKPELNPQLSDFCVKLTGITQKMVEEADPFPVVLQRVVSWLQERELGTKYKYAILTDGSWDMSKFLNIQCRVSRIKYPPFAKKWINIRKSYGNFYKVPRTQTKLSTMLEKLGLTYEGRPHSGLDDSRNIARIAVRMLQDGCQLRVNERMHGGQLLSVPSSAPVEGAPPPHNPRSRD comes from the exons ATGGACGAACACAAGGAGAACATTCACGGCCAGGAAGACAATGTGAAGACGTCCAGTGAAAACGAGCAGGAGAAG AAGCCTAGCAGCAGGTTGTGTCCTGCGGGAGAATCTGCTCCTCAGGTGTCCCCATCTCAGTCGAAGGGTGACTTCAGCCATCCGGTGTACAAAGAGATTGCTTTGGCCAATGGCCACATCAACCGCATGACGAAGGAGGAGCTTCGGATCAAGTTAGCGGAGCTTAAGCTCGACACACG AGGAGTGAAGGATGTGATGAAGAAGAGATTGAAGAGCCACTATAAGAAACAGAAGCTGACGCAGACGGCAGCAGAGGGAGGCCCCACCGACACGTACTACGACTACATCTGTGTGGTGGACTTTGAAGCCACATGTGAAGAGGACAATCCTTCAGACTTCCTCCACGAAATCATTGAGTTCCCTATGGTTCTCATCAACACTCACACCTTGGAGATT GTGGACACCTTTCAGGAGTACGTGAAGCCCGAGCTTAACCCACAGCTCTCAGACTTCTGTGTGAAGCTGACGGGAATAACGCAG AAAATGGTCGAAGAAGCAGACCCGTTCCCAGTAGTCCTGCAGCGAGTTGTGTCGTGGCTTCAGGAAAGGGAACTCggaacaaaatacaaatacgCCATCCTGACTGACGG GTCGTGGGATATGAGCAAGTTCCTCAACATCCAGTGTCGGGTCAGCCGAATCAAATATCCTCCGTTTGCAAAGAAGTGGATAAACATAAGAAAGTCATACGGAAACTTCTACAAg GTGCCGCGTACTCAGACGAAGCTGAGCACCATGCTGGAGAAACTCGGTCTGACGTACGAAGGTCGTCCTCACTCCGGGCTCGACGACTCACGCAACATAGCGAGGATAGCTGTCCGCATGCTGCAGGATGGCTGCCAGCTGCGCGTCAACGAGCGCATGCACGGTGGCCAGCTGCTCTCGGTTCCCAGCTCAGCGCCTGTGGAAGGAGCTCCGCCTCCACACAACCCCCGCAGCAGGGACTAG